The sequence TCCTGTATCGCGTCCTTCGGCGTTCGCCGTCTGCAGTCGCGCATCGCCATCATTCGCTAGAGCGTGTCGGTCATGATCGAAATCAGCCACGTCAACAAATGGTACAGCCCGACCTTCCAGGTGCTGACCGACTGTACCACCAGCGTCACCAAGGGCGAGGTCGTCGTCGTCTGCGGCCCCTCGGGCTCGGGCAAGTCGACGCTGATCAAATGTGTCAACGCGCTGGAGCCGTTCCAGAGCGGCGACATCTCGGTCGACGGCACCAAGGTCAACGATCCCAAGACCAATCTGCCGAAACTGCGCTCGCGCGTCGGCATGGTGTTTCAGCATTTCGAGCTGTTCCCGCACCTCAAGATCATCGACAATCTCTGCCTCGCGCAGGAAAAGGTGCTTGGCCGCGGCCACGACAAGTCGGTCACCAAGGGCATGCAGCTGCTTGAGCGCGTCGGCCTGAAGGAGCAGGCGCAGAAATTCCCCGCGCAGCTCTCCGGCGGTCAGCAGCAGCGCGTTGCGATTGCGCGCGCGCTCGCGATGGATCCGATCGTCATGCTGTTCGACGAGCCGACCTCGGCGCTCGACCCCGAGATGGTCAGCGAGGTGCTCGATGTCATGGTCGACCTCGCCCGTGAAGGCATGACCATGATGGTCGTCACCCACGAGATGGGTTTTGCCCGTAAGGTCGCCAATCGCGTGATCTTCATGGACCGCGGCGAGATCGTCGAGGACGCCCCGAAGGACGACTTCTTCGGCAAGCCCCGCAGCGACCGCGCGCAGAAGTTCTTGTCGAAGATCCTGTCGCATTGATCACCACTGCCGTCATTCCGGGATGGTCCGAAGGACCAGACCCGGAATCTCGAGATTCCGGGTTCATTCGCTGCGCGAATGCCCCGGAATGACGAAACGAGGGTGCCCGGCGCCTCCAATTCGCGTATAAGCGCGCCAAATCCCCCTTTTCCCCTCCCAGGAGACCTGCCTTGGACCCGCTCGCCTATGTCAACGGCTCATTCGTCCCGCTCTCGGAAGCCAAGATCTCGGTTCTCGACCGCGGCTTCCTGTTCGCCGACGGCATCTACGAGGTCTCGGCCGTGCTGGACGGCAAGCTGGTCGACAATGCCTCTCATTTGGCGCGGCTGGAGCGGTCGGTCGGCGAGATCAGCCTGAAGCTGCCGGAGACGATCGAGCGCATCACTGAGATCCAGAAAGAGCTGATCGCGCGCAACAAGGTCACGAGCGGCCTCGTCTATCTCCAGGTCACACGCGGCGCCGACAAGGGCCGCGACTTCCCGTTCCCCAAGGCTGACGTCAGGTCGAGCCTGGTGATGTTCACCTCGGAGAAGGACATCATCAACGCTCCCGTCGCAAAGACCGGTATCAATGTGATCACGGTGCCCGACATCCGCTGGGAGCGGCGCGACATCAAGAGCGTAGCGCTGCTCGCACAGGTGCTGGCGAAGCAGGCTGCGGCCGAGGCCGGCGCGGGCGAGGCCTGGATGTTGCAGGATGGTTATGTGACCGAAGGCGGCTCGTCGTCGGCGTTCATCCTCACCAAGGACGACGTCATCGTCACCCGGAAGAACTCCAACGCGATCCTGCCGGGCTGCACCCGCAAGGCCGTGATCGCGCTTGCCGAGGAGCGCCAGCTCCGCGTCGAGGAACGGTCCTTCACGGTCGCCGAGGCGCTCGCCGCCAAGGAAGCGTTCATCACCAGCGCATCCTCCTTCGTGCAGCCGGTGATCGCAGTCGACGGCAAGACGATCGGCGACGGCAAGCCGGGCCCGATGGCCACGCGGCTGCGCGAGATCTATGTGGAGTTCGCCAAGGCGACGGCGGTCTAGGCGGCGCCGTAGCTGCCGTAGGGTGGGCAAAGCGAAGCGTGCCCACCTTTCGTTAAATTCATGGAAAGATGGTGGGCACGGCGCAAAGTGCGCCTTTGCCCACCCTACGAGATTTGCGCGCGAGGCGGCGCCGCCGCCTACGCCACCGAAGCCTTCACCTTCACCGGATGCACGGCGCGGAACGCGATCGCGATCCGGTTCCACGCATTGATCGCCCCGATCAGCATGGTCAGGTTCACCGTATCCGCGTCGGAGAATTGCGCGCGAACTTGTTCGTAGACGTCATCAGGCGCGTGCGTCTCGGAGATCAGCGTCACGGCTTCCGTCCAGGCCAGCGCGGCGCGCTCGCGGTCGGAATAGAGCGGGGATTCGCGCCAGGCATTGAGCAGATAGATGCGCTGCTCGGTCTCGCCGCGCTTGCGCGCGTCCTCGGTGTGCATGTTGATGCAGAAGGCGCAGCCGTTGATCTGCGAGGCCCGGATCTTGACCAGCTCGATCAGCGATTTTTCCAGGCCCGTCGACTGGATCTGCTCTTCCAGCGCCATCAGTGCTTTGATCGTATCGGGTGCGGCCTGGTAGTAGTTCATGCGGGGCTTCATGGTCGTTCTCCTTGTCTCCGGTTGGGATCAGTGGGCACCGCCGGCCGAGACTTGGCCGGGCTTCTTCAGGAAGAATACGGCAATGAGCGCGACGATCAGCGCCATGCCGAGCAGATAGAAGGTGTCGCTGAAGGCGAAGATATAGGCCTGCTTCTGCACGATATGGCCGATCGCAACATAGGCGCGATGCGACGCGTCCGCACGGTCGAGGATGCCGTGATTGATGAAATATTGCGTGAGCTGTTCCAGCCGCGTGCGGGTAGCCTGCTCGAACACCGAGACCGACTGCATCAGCACGTTGGAGTGATATTGCTCGCGCTTGGTCAAGACAGTCTGGAGCAGCGCGATGCCGACGGCGCCGCCGAGATTGCGCATCATGTTGAACAGGCCGGAGGCGGAACCTGCATTCTCGGCTTC is a genomic window of Bradyrhizobium sp. CB1717 containing:
- a CDS encoding amino acid ABC transporter ATP-binding protein — encoded protein: MIEISHVNKWYSPTFQVLTDCTTSVTKGEVVVVCGPSGSGKSTLIKCVNALEPFQSGDISVDGTKVNDPKTNLPKLRSRVGMVFQHFELFPHLKIIDNLCLAQEKVLGRGHDKSVTKGMQLLERVGLKEQAQKFPAQLSGGQQQRVAIARALAMDPIVMLFDEPTSALDPEMVSEVLDVMVDLAREGMTMMVVTHEMGFARKVANRVIFMDRGEIVEDAPKDDFFGKPRSDRAQKFLSKILSH
- a CDS encoding D-amino-acid transaminase, with product MDPLAYVNGSFVPLSEAKISVLDRGFLFADGIYEVSAVLDGKLVDNASHLARLERSVGEISLKLPETIERITEIQKELIARNKVTSGLVYLQVTRGADKGRDFPFPKADVRSSLVMFTSEKDIINAPVAKTGINVITVPDIRWERRDIKSVALLAQVLAKQAAAEAGAGEAWMLQDGYVTEGGSSSAFILTKDDVIVTRKNSNAILPGCTRKAVIALAEERQLRVEERSFTVAEALAAKEAFITSASSFVQPVIAVDGKTIGDGKPGPMATRLREIYVEFAKATAV
- a CDS encoding carboxymuconolactone decarboxylase family protein, yielding MKPRMNYYQAAPDTIKALMALEEQIQSTGLEKSLIELVKIRASQINGCAFCINMHTEDARKRGETEQRIYLLNAWRESPLYSDRERAALAWTEAVTLISETHAPDDVYEQVRAQFSDADTVNLTMLIGAINAWNRIAIAFRAVHPVKVKASVA